The window CAAGCGCGCCATCGACACCCTGGTCATCACCGGGATCGCCACGAACTTCGGCGTCGAGCAGACCGCGCGTTTCGCCGACGAGTTCGGCTTCAAGGTGATCTTGCCCGAGGACGCGATCACCGCACTCGACGCGCGCGCCCATGAGTTCGCCTTCGACTACATCTTCCCGCGTATCGCCACTGTCTGCACGACCGCCGAAGTCGTGGCAGCGCTGGACTGAGAGGGCACACGGAAGCTGTCCGAACGTCTGCCGCTTGAGCATTTCCTCAGAGGCGCACCATCGGGGATGCCCCGACATGCCAGGGCGTCGTCACGCTTCGCGGCGCGGCCAGGAACCCGCGGGTCAGCGTTTCACTGCGACGCCGCAGACGGCGCTCACCGGGTCGGACGCGTCCCGGTCGCCGGGGGCGGGACGCCACCGCGGCGTGGGCACCACGCCCGGCTCCACCAGCTCCAGCCCCTCGAAGAAGGAGGCGATCGCCTCCGGGCTGCGCAGGTGGTAGGGGTAGGCCGCGCGGGAGTTGTAGCTGTCCACGGCCGCGACGAGCGCGGGGTTGGTGTCGGTGCCGTCGCTGAGCGCGAGGTAGCTGCCGGCCGGCAGGGGGGCGAGCAGTCGCTGGACGAGGCCCTTCGGGTCCTCGGCGTCGGGGACCTGACCGGCGATGCTCAGCATGGTCAGGGCCACCGGCCGGGTGAGGTCGAGGGTCGCGGCCGCGCCCTCCAGGATGCGGTCCGGGTCGCGCACGTCGGCGTCGATGTAGTCGGTGGCGCCTTCGGGGGTGCTGGTGAGCAGCGCCCGGGCGTGGACGAGCACCAGCGGGTCGTTGTCGACGTAGACGATGCGCGACTCGGGGGCCACGGACTGGGCGACCTCGTGGGTGTTGTTCGCCGTGGGCAGGCCGGTGCCGATGTCGAGGAACTGGCGGATGCCCACCTCTCCGGCCAGGAAGCGCACCGCGCGGATGAGGAACTGCCGCTGCAGCCGGGCCACCTGGGCGAAGGCCGGGAACACCCGCAGGATCGTGTCACCGGCCTCCTTGTCCACGGCGTAGTTGTTCTTGCCGCCGAGCAGGTAGTCCCACACGCGAGCCGAGTGCGGCTTGGTGGTGTCGACTCGATCCCAGGCGGAGCGGGCGCTCTCGTCTTCCATCAGGCTCCGTTCGGAGATCACGACCGCTGCTGCGGTCACCCTAAACACGATCATCTGGGACGCGCGCCGGTCGGACGCGCGCCGCGTTCCGTCAGGGCGCGGGCTGTCCCGGGACCCGGCCGACTCCGGCGAGGATGCCGGGCCTGGCCAGGTCGACGGGGGCGCCGGCGGGCGTCCCGGGGCTCCAGTCGTCCACGGGGACGAGGCCCGGCGGGAGCAGGTCCAGGCCCGCGAAGTAGCCGGCGATCTCGTCGTGACCGCGCCGGGCGATGCCGCCGGCGGCCGTGGCCGAGTAGACCTGCCGGCCCGCCTCGGCCGCGTCGTCGGCGGCTCCGCCCTCGTAGATGTGGGACAGCACCAGCGCGGAGCCGGGCGTGAGCCGCTCACGGATGCGCCCGACGGCGCGGGCGGCCTCGGCGTCGTCGACCACGAAGTGCAGCACGGCGACGAGCAGGACCGCGTACGGCCGGCTGAGGTCGAGGTGCGCGCGGACCTCGGGAGCGTCGAGGATCGCGTCGGGGTCCCGCACGTCGCCCGGCAGGGCGATGACGTCGGGGGCGCCGGCGAGCAGCGCCCGTGCGTGGACCAGCACGACGGGGTCGTTGTCCACGTAGACGACGCGGCTGCCGGGGGCGTGGCGCCCGGCGACCTGGTGGACGTTGTCCTGGGTGGGCAGCCCGGCGCCGATGTCGATGAACTGGCGCACGCCGGACTCGGCGAGCAGGCGGACGGCCCGGCCGAGGAAACCGCGGTTGGCCTGGGCGATCTGCCGCGCGTCGTTGCCCATCTGCCGGCCGATCTCGATCATCATCTCGGCGGCCTCGCGGTCGGCGGGGAAGTTGTCCTTGCCGCCGAGGTAGTAGTCGTACATGCGCGCGACGCTCGGCACACGGGTGTCGATGCCCGGTAACGAGCGATCCAGGTCGCTCACCCGGTCTCCCCTCGCTGTCAACATGGTCATGCTGATTCTAAGGAGATTCGGAGATCTCGCCACAAGATCGGCAAATGCTGCCGAGCGTGATTCGGCCCTTACGCTGGTCGCATGCAGGTCAGCGAGTGGAACGGCACGCAGCTCGCGGTGGTCAGGCCCGCCGCGGGCGGCTTTCCCCGGCACAGCCACGACGAGTACGTGATCAGCGTCAACCTCCTCGGCCACGAGCGGGTGCGGCTGGACCGTTCCTCCTTCGAGGTGGGCGCCGAGGACGTAACCGTCTACAACCCCGGCCAGGTCCAGTCGTGCACCACGCGGACGCCGCCGGGGACGGTGTGGGGGTGCGTGAGCTGGTACGTCCCGCCCGCCTTCGTGCGGTCGCTGACCGGGGACGCGCCGGTGGACTTCGAGCGGCCGGTGCTCCGGTCGGCGCCGCTGCGCGCCGAGCTGCCGGCCGCCGCCCGCGCCCTGCGCGCGTCCGGGGACGACGCCGATCTCGCCGGCGAACGGCTGACGCTCCTGCTCCTTCGCCTGCTCGACCTGGCGGGAGACCCGCGGGCCGCCCGCCGCGACCGCGCGACCGGCGCCCGGCGAGTCGCGATGGACGCGCGGGTCTCGGCCGTCCTCGACCGGCTGCGCGACGACCTGTCCACCGCCCCGCGCCTGGCCGACCTGGCCGACGAGGCGGGGATGTCGCGCGAGCACCTGATCCGGTCCTTCACCAGGGCCACCGGCAGCCCGCCGTACGCCTGGCACCTGCAGGCCCGGCTCGCCGAGGGGCGCCGGCGGCTGCGCCGGGGCGAGCCGGTGGCCGCCGTGGCCCACGGTCTCGGGTTCGCCGACCAGGCGCACTTCCACCGCCACTTCGCCGCCGCCTACGCCATCACCCCCGGCCGCTACCGCCGGCTGAGCGCCGTCAACATCTGACAAGAACCGTGGGGGTCGCGGACGCCAGAGTGGGCGCCATGGTCGAGGTGTTCGTGGTGGCCTTCTGGGTGGGGCTGGCGTTCAACGCGGCCCCGGGAGCGGTCTTCGGCGAGTCGCTGCGCCGGGGCATGCGGGGCGGGTTCCGGCCCGCGTTCGCCGTGCAGGTGGGGTCGCTGGCGGGTGACGCCGTGTGGGCGGTGCTGGGGCTGACCGGTGTGGGGGCGCTGTTCACCGTGCCGGCGTTGCGGGTGCCGCTGACCGTGGGGGGCTGCCTGCTGCTCTGCTGGCTGGGCGTGGTGGGGCTGCGGGACGCGTTCTCCGCCCCGCGCGGGGCCGCGCCGGGAGCCGGGCAGGTGGCCGCCGCTGAGACCCGGCCCCTGGTGTCCGCCGTGGCCGTGGGCGCCGGGATGTCGCTGGGCAACCCGTGGAACGTCGTCTACTGGTCGGGAGCGGCCGGCGCCGTCGGGGCCGTCCTGGGCCGGCACGCCGACGTGGCGGGGCTGGCGACGTTCTTCACCGGGTTCATGGCGTCGTCGCTGGTGTGGTGCTTCGTCTCGGCCGGGTTCGTCGCGCTGCTGCGCCGGGCGGTGCCGCCGCCGGCCGTACGAGTGCTGGAGGGGGTGTGCGGCCTCGCGTTGATCGCCCTGGCGGTCGTGCTGGCGGCGCGGCTCGTCACCGGCCCCTGAGCCGGGGGCGCGGGGCCGCCGGTCAAGGGTCGCCGGTCAGGGGCCGCCGGCAGTCCGATCCGGGTAATCGGTCAGCGGCGGTCGAGCCGGTCCAGCTCGGCCACCCGCCCTTCGTCCCCTCCGGTGGGCAGCGGGAGCCTGACCTCGACCCGGGTGCCCCCCTCGGCGACGGGGCCGATCACGCACACGCCGCCCAGCTCGGCGGCCCGTTCCCGCATCGAGGCGAGGCCCACGCCCGCGCGGTGCCCGTCCGGCAGGCCGCGGCCGTCGTCCTCGACCACCACGCGCAGTTCCTCCGGCCGCCGCTGGAGGAGGACGCGGGCGTGGGTGGCGTCGGCGTGCCGGCGGATGTTGGTCAGCGCCTCCTGGGCGATGCGGTAGACGGCCACCTCGACGGCCGCGGGCAGTCCGGTCAGGTCGCCCTCCGCCTCGACCTCGGTCCCGGTGCCGGGCGGCGACTGCCCGGCCAGCTCCCGCACGGCACGTTCCAGGCCCAGGTCGTCGAGGGCGGGTGGGCGCAGGCCGTATACCAGTTCGCGGATGTCGGCCGCGACCGCGTCCATGCCCGAGCGCAGGCTCTGGAGCAGGGCGTCGGCCGAGTCGGGCGACTTCTTCAGCCGGCTGCGGGCGATGTTGATGGTCATGGCCATGGCCGACAGCGTCTGGCCGAGCCCGTCGTGCAGGTCGCGCCGCAGGCGGCGGCGCTCCTCCTCGCGGGTGGTGAGGATGCGTTCCCTGGAACGTTGCAGGTCGGCCGCCATGCGCACGGCGTGCGCGACGTCGGCCGCGTGCGGCGTGAGCGTGGCCAGCACCCGCTCGTCGTGGGCCGCGGGGAAGCGGCGCGGGCCCGGCTGCCCGACGAGCAGCCGGCCGACCCGCTCGCCGTGCCAGACCAGCGGCACCTCGCGCGGCGCGGCGCCGACCCGCCCGCTCTCCACGTACCTCGGCTCGCCGTCGGCCACCTCCACCGCCACGCCCTCGACGGCGAGACCGTCGCGCAGCACGCCCACGACCGAGGTGAGCGCCTCGGCGGGGTCGGCGCGGCGCACGGCCTGGGTGAGCCGCTCGGCGAGCAGGCGGGGGTCGCCGACGCTGCCGTACAGCATGCGGTCCACGGTCCGCTGCAGCGCGCGCCGCAGCGGCTGGAAGAACGCCCCCGCGAACAGGGCGGAGGCGAGGCCGGCGATCTGGTCGTAGCCGGAGACCAGCAGGCTCGACAGCGCGCCGGCCCCGAAGTAGACCGCGCTCACCACGGCCAGCAGCCCGGCGGCCACGAACGTCCGGCTGACCACCGTGTCGATCCCGTACAGCCGGTAGCGCATCACCGAGAACGCCACCGCGACCGGGATGAGCGCCGCCCACACGAAGGAGGCCCACAGCAGAGCGGGCACCCCCACGGACGCGACGAGGAAGACGATGTAGCCGACGAACGCGTACAGCGGCCAGGCGATCTGCCGCCGGCCGGCCGGATCGGCGTACCGCATCCGCACGGCCAGGGACAGCGCCGCCAGCGCCATCGCCGAGTAGATGCCGGCCCACGCGACCGTGAACAGCAGCTCGTTGAACGGCGCCAGGGCCGGAACCTGCAGCGGGTTGGGGATGACCGCCGGGTACGGATAGCTCTCGGCGGGCGGGTCCACGCGAAGGAGCCCCCGCAGGAGCTGCGCCGTGATGGCCGTCGCGCCCAGGGCCACGACCAGCCGCCAGCGCGGCGACGGCAGGCGCCCGTCGGGCGAGTAGAGCGGGAGCAGCATGGTCAGCAACAGGCCGCACCCGGCCCAGCCGAGCTGCGAGACGTGGCGCAGGTAGCCGGCGGTGAGCAGGTCGCCGTCGGCGGCCATCCGGAACATCAGCGCCTGGCTGAAGTCGCTCACGCCGGCCGCGAGGCCGCCCCAGCACATCAGCCAGGCCATGTTCAGCCGCGGCCGATGAAAGATCAGGAACGCGCCCACCGCGGGGAACATCAGCGCGGCGGCCGACTGGGGGCTGATCGTCCGCGTCGGGTACCACGCCGCGGGCAGCCCTTCGGCGATCACGACCGCGGCCACCGCGAGCACCGGGGACGCCACCGCCGTGCCCACGGCGACCGCCCGCGCGACCGTGACCCCGGATTTCCCGGCGAACCCGGTCATCTTCCCCCGCCTTCCGCCTTGGGCGCCCCCCGCCGCTCGGACAGGAGTATGCCGGTTTTGTCGCAATATTGCGCCCCCCGTGGCCGGGCCGTTACCGCGCCGGGCGTACGTAGGCGAGGGAGGACTACGTACATACATGAAATAGGTACCTATATAGGGATTTCTCACGTCCCCCCGAAGGGGTCCAGAAGGCACGCTTGTGACCTGGAGCACCACCGACTTCCCGGAAGCGATCATCGAGGGTTCAGCACCATGTGTCAGCACCAGCCGCCATGTCCGTCCGTGGACGCACCCGACCGTGAGGCCGCGCGCCTCGTGGCCTACCACCCCGAGCAGGGGTGGGGACTTCTCTGCAACGGAGTGGTGTGCTTCGACGACTGCGGTGAGCTGCTGCCCGACGGCCGGAGCATCCCCGCGTACGCCGGGGGCGCAGCGGCATGAACGCCTTCTGGGACAGGATTGTCAGCTCCATGACCGTCGACCCGGGCCACACGGCCACGTGGCAGTTCGCGCGCACGCCCGCGGGCCTGCGCGGGGCCCGGCGCGTGACTCGGCACAAGCTGGCCTGCTGGGGCCTCGCCGACCAGAGCGACGTGGTGGAACTGCTCGTCAGCGAGCTGGTGGGCAACGCGATGGAGCACACGCGCGGGACGATCCACCTGACGCTGTCGATGGAGGACGGCCTGCTGCGCTGCGAGGTCGAGGACGACGACCCCGAGCTGCCCCGGATGCGTCACGCCGGCCCGGAGGACGAGACCGGGCGGGGACTGCGGCTCGTCGACGCGCTCTCCTGCTGCTGGGGCGGCGACCACACCGCGCACGGGAAGGTGGTCTGGTTCGAGGTGCCCGCCTCGGCCCCGGCCGAGGAGCCCGTCGCCGCCATGATGCCCGCCATCGCCGCGGTGAGCGCGGAGCTGTCCTGAACCCCTGAGCTCCCCCGAGAACCCCCGACGGGACGCCGGGGCCGGGCTTCGGCCCGCACACCGCCCGGCCCCGGCGTCCCACCTCTTCCCTCTCCGGGATCCCAGCTCTCGGAGAGGGAAACCCTCCCCTTACGGCCGAAGCGCCAGCGAGATGGCCGGATAATTCCGGTGTGGGCGCACACTCCAGGCGGCTGTTCCTCCTGCTCGGCGGAGCGGCCGTGGCCGGGGCGCTGCTGCCGGCGCAGGCCGCGCACACGCCGGACACCTTCTTCGCCCTCGTGCGCGCCCGCTGGCGGGAGGTCACCCTGGGGCCGCCGACCGCCACGTCCGCCCGCGCGACCGCGCTGGGCGCGACCGCGGCCCGCCACCTCGACGGCATGCGCCCCACGGGCACGTCGCTCTGGCCCGGCCTGGACTTCCCCTCCTTCGAGGACACGCCGCAGCGATTACGGACCATGGCCCGCGCCTACGCGCTGCCGGGCACCGGCCTGACCGGCGACGCCCGGCTCGCCGCGGCCGTGGCCGCGGGCCTCGACCACTACCGGCGCCACGTGTACACCGCGGGCGCCGACCCGGCCGGCAACTGGTGGCACTGGCAGATCGGCGTCCCCCGAGCCCTCCTCGACGCGGCCGTGCTGGTCGGCCCGCACCTGCCCCCGCGGCACCGCACGACGCTGGCGCGGGCCGTCGACCACTTCGTCCCCGAGGACCGCCTCGACGCCTACGACGGCACCAGCACGGGAGCCAACCGGGTGGACCTGTGCACGGTGACGCTGCTGCGCGCCGCCCTCGACGACGACCACGGCAAGGCCGCGCTGGCCGCCTCGGCGCTGTCCCCCGTCTTCCCGTACGTGCGCGAGGGCGACGGGTTCTACCGCGACGGGTCGTTCATCCAGCACACCTCAGTGCCGTACCAGGGGGGCTACGGCCTGGTGCTGCTGTCGGGGGTGGCGACGCTGCTCGCGGTGCTGCGGGGCACGCCGTGGGAGGTCACCGACCCGGCCAGGCAGGTCGTCTTCGACATGGTGGAGCGGTCCTTCGCGCCGTTCGTGCGCGACGGGTTCTGCATGGACCTGGTCAGCGGGCGGGGGATCGTCCGCGGGCCGTACGTGGACCACCGCCGGGGCCGCGCCATCGCCGCGGCGATCCTGCTGCTGGGTGAGTCGGCCCCGGCCGCCGAGCGGGCCCGCTGGCAGGCGATGGTCAAGGGGTGGGCGGTGCGCAACACGTACCGGCCGCTGCTGGAGGGCGGCGATCCGGCCTCCCACGCCCGGCTGTCCGCGGTGCTCGCCGACGACGCCGTACCGGCCTCGCCCGAACCTGTCGGTCACACGCTGATGCCGATGAGCGCCCGCGCCGTGCACCGGCGGCCCGGCTGGTGCGCGGCGCTCAGCATGGCCTCCGACCGGATCGGCCACTACGAGCACGGCAACGGCGAGAACCTGCGCGGCTGGCACACCGGCTCCGGGATGCTCTACTGGTGGGCCGAAGGGCACGGCGACCACTACTCCGACACGTTCTGGCCCACCGTCGACCCCTACCGCCTGGCCGGCACCACCGTCTCCACCAAACGCCTGCCCGACGGCGCCGGCGCCGGGTGGGGCGACACCCGCACGCCGTGGCGCTGGGTTGGCGGCGCCACCGACGGCACCTACGCGGCCGTCGGCCAGCACCTGGCGGGTCTGGAGAGCACGCTGGAGGCGTTCAAGTCGTGGTTCTTCCTCGATGACGCCGTGGTGTGCCTCGGGGCCGGGATCACCTGCTCGGACGGCGTGCCGGTGGAGACCGTGGTGGACAACCGCCGCACCCGCGCGGCCCTGACCGTGGACGCCGCGGCCGGCTGGGCGCACCTGGAGGGACACGGCGGCTACGTCGTGCCGGACGGGCAGCGGCTGCGCACCCTGCGCGAGGACCGGACCGCCGGGCGGGAGACCCGCGGCTACGCGACGCTCTGGCTCGACCACGGGGTGGACCCCCGCTCGGCCGGGTACGCCTACGTCCTCCTGCCCGGCGCGAGCCGCGACGCCACCCGGGCCCGCGCCGCCGATCCCGGCCGGGTCCTGGTCCTCGCCAACACCGCGCGGCAGCAGGCCGTCCACGCGCCCCTGCCGGGGATCACCGCCGTCACCTTCTGGAACGCCGGTGCCGCCGGCCCCCTGACCGCCTCCGGGCCCTGCGCGGTCCTGGTCAGGGAACGCGGCGACGGCACGGCCACGCTCAGCATCGCGGACCCGCGCCGCGACCTCGACGAGCTGACCCTGACCTGGGACCGTCCGGTGGCGGCGCTGGTGGACCGCCCCCCACGGCTCGCCGCGGCCGCCACCGGCGCCCGGCTCACGCTCCGCCTCACCGGCCTGGCCGACGAGGAGGGCGGCTCCACCACGGTCACCGTACGGCTCGCCTGACGCTGGTGGGTCGCTCGGGATGACGGCCACGAGGGCCAGGGCGACCGGGAAGATCGTCCGCAAGTCCGTCGCCGGCGTTCCCGCCGCGTGCACGCATGCTGCGACGGGACCCGTCCGGCGTCCCCACCGCGCCTCAGGTAGTGCCCTCCCGGCTGCCGGCCGCGCCGCCCAGCGCGGTGGCGAGCATGGAGTCGAGCGCCCGCTGGGACGTCTGGAGCCGGGCGATGGTCTCGGTGATGCGGCCGCGCTCCCGGCGCAGGTTGTCGATCAGGCTCGGGCACGCCGCCGCCACCATCCGCTCGCCCTCGTCATGGACGCAGTGCAGGAGCCGGGCGATGACCACGGTCGGCAGGCCGGCGGCGAGGAGGGCGCGGATGTGCCGCACCGCCGCGACGTCCGACCCGGAGTACTCGCGGTAGCCGTTGGCCAGCCGCACCGGCCTGAGCAGCCCCTGTTCCTCGTAGTAGCGAAGCAGCCGCTTGCTCACGCCCGTCTCGCGGGAGAGGTCCCCGATCCGCATCCGTGCCTCCGCTTGCCCCTGGCACCCCATGTGCCGCCCTGCCGTCCCAGTGTCGCCGATGCCGTGGACCGGCTTTCCCCAGGGCACCCGGTGCGGTCACCGCTCGGTGAAGGACGCGAGCGTCGCGGGACACTGAGGTGGTGACGACCGAGAACGCCCGGCCAGAGCCGCCCGCCACCAGCCCGTCCATCGTGCTGCTCACGCTCGCCCGCCGGATCGAGTCGGAGCTCGGCGCCGCCCTGGCGCCGCTCGGGCTCACGGTCGGCCGGCTCGGCCTGCTCGGGCACATCGCGGGCGTGCCCGGCGCGTCGTTCAGCGACCTGGCGCGGATGTCCGGGATCACCGTGCAGAGCGTGCACACGGCGGTGAAGGCGCTGTCCGGCGCCGGGCTCGTCCGCGACAGCACGGCCCGCGCCGGCTCCGCGTCCCGTCTGGAGATCACGCCGGAGGGCGCGCGGCTCATGGACGAGGCCATGCGGGCCGTCGCGGAGGTGGACGAGCGGCTGTTCGGCGCGGCGGCGGACCCGATCCAGCGGCAGGTGGGCGACGCCGTACGGGCCGCGTTCGCGGGACTCACCCCACCCAACCTTCAGGCTGACTGAAGCTCCTGGTAGGCTTCAGCCAACCTGAAGCCTGCAGAGGGAGACGTCGTGGAAGGTGTGCTGCTGTCCGTGCACGTGCTCGCCGGCATCGTGTTCGTCGGAGGTTCGGCGATCGCGGCGAGCCTGTTCCCCCGCTACGCGCCGGTCTCAGCACCGGCCACAGCGCCGGTCACAGCGCCGGTCACAGCGCCGGTCACAGCGCCGGTGCCGGCGGCCACGGGGCCCGCCGCGGACCCGGAGCCGGCGTCCGAGGGCGGACGCAGTCGCGCGGTGGCCGTCGCGCTGCACCGCATCACCCGCGGCTACGGCCTCTTCGGCGTCGTCGTGCCGGTCGTGGGCATCGCCCTGGCCGTCACCCAGGGCCGGATGGGCGAGATCTGGATCACCATCTCCATGGTCCTCACCGCCGCCGCCGGCGCGATCCTCGCCCTGTTCATCTGCCCACGCCAGCGCGAGGCCCTCGACACGCCCGACGACGGCACGCGGCTGCGCACGCTGAGCATGCTCGCCGGTGTCTACAACGTGCTGTGGGCCGTGGTCGTCGTCATGATGATCGTCCGTCCGGGCGATCACTCCTGAAGGGCGATCACTCCTGAAGGGCGGCGCGCAGCCGCTCGTACGTCGGAGCCAGCCGGCGCAGCCCGGCGGCGAGCGCCGCGTCGTCACCGGTCACCACGGGTCCCTGCAGACCGCCCACGATGCGGGCCTGCTCCACGGCGACGGCGGCGCCCTCGGGCCGGCCGACGGCACGCAGGCAGGCCGCCAGGTCGGCGAGGCGGCGGGCGCCCACCCGCACAGCGAACGCCTGCCACACCGTTCTGACCTGCGGGTCGAGCCCTTCCTCCACCATCTCGGCGGCCCGCTCGGCGGCCTCGGCCTGGCCCAGCGTGCCAGGGGCGACGGCCATGTCCGTCCGCCCCGCCAGCCAGGCCAGCCCTCCGGGCAGCGAGCGGCGCAGCGCCTCGTCCGGAGCCACCCGCGCCGGCCGGACGAACCCCGACCGCATCGCGTACGGCCGCTCCAGGTAGCCGATCAGCTCGCCACGCCACGCCTCGGCGAAGGCGCCGACCGGCAGCCTCGCGTACGGGTAGCCCTGCGGGTCATGCAGGAGCACGCCGTCCGCGCCCACCTCCAGCACCACCACGTAGTGGTCGGCCCCGACCGCCTCCCCCGCGCCCGGCTGGTACGACAGCAGCCCCAGTTCCAGCGGCCCCGCCAGTACCGGGCCGTCCTGGCAGGCGCGGCGCAGCCGTTCGACCGCCTCGGCGGCGGAGCCACCGTCGCGGCGCTCACAGGTCCAGCCGAGCAGGCCGATCGCGGCGTCGAGCCCCACCTCGGGGTTCCAGCCGTACGGGTCGAACAGCGGCAGCCGCCCCCCGATCAGCTGCATCCCGTACGGGGAGCCCGTCAGGACCTCGATCACGGCGGGGGGCGGAGCGTGCTCGCCGAGGATCATGGCGAGCGAGTTGGCGTAGCAGTACGGCCCGGAGCCGACATAGGGCAGCGACATGCCGGCCAGCCTGCCGCCTGACACGGTGTCAGGCTCAAGCCGTCGCGTTCGCCGGGCCCGGGTCAGGCGATGGCCGAGCCGGACCGGCAGGTCACCGGAAGACGCCGCTGTAGGCGTTCAGCGCGGGCTGGCCGCCGAGGTGGGCGTACAGGACGTTGGAGTCCTTCGGGATGTCACCGTCGCGGACGAGGTCGATG is drawn from Nonomuraea muscovyensis and contains these coding sequences:
- a CDS encoding SAM-dependent methyltransferase, whose translation is MEDESARSAWDRVDTTKPHSARVWDYLLGGKNNYAVDKEAGDTILRVFPAFAQVARLQRQFLIRAVRFLAGEVGIRQFLDIGTGLPTANNTHEVAQSVAPESRIVYVDNDPLVLVHARALLTSTPEGATDYIDADVRDPDRILEGAAATLDLTRPVALTMLSIAGQVPDAEDPKGLVQRLLAPLPAGSYLALSDGTDTNPALVAAVDSYNSRAAYPYHLRSPEAIASFFEGLELVEPGVVPTPRWRPAPGDRDASDPVSAVCGVAVKR
- a CDS encoding SAM-dependent methyltransferase, translated to MSDLDRSLPGIDTRVPSVARMYDYYLGGKDNFPADREAAEMMIEIGRQMGNDARQIAQANRGFLGRAVRLLAESGVRQFIDIGAGLPTQDNVHQVAGRHAPGSRVVYVDNDPVVLVHARALLAGAPDVIALPGDVRDPDAILDAPEVRAHLDLSRPYAVLLVAVLHFVVDDAEAARAVGRIRERLTPGSALVLSHIYEGGAADDAAEAGRQVYSATAAGGIARRGHDEIAGYFAGLDLLPPGLVPVDDWSPGTPAGAPVDLARPGILAGVGRVPGQPAP
- a CDS encoding AraC family transcriptional regulator; amino-acid sequence: MQVSEWNGTQLAVVRPAAGGFPRHSHDEYVISVNLLGHERVRLDRSSFEVGAEDVTVYNPGQVQSCTTRTPPGTVWGCVSWYVPPAFVRSLTGDAPVDFERPVLRSAPLRAELPAAARALRASGDDADLAGERLTLLLLRLLDLAGDPRAARRDRATGARRVAMDARVSAVLDRLRDDLSTAPRLADLADEAGMSREHLIRSFTRATGSPPYAWHLQARLAEGRRRLRRGEPVAAVAHGLGFADQAHFHRHFAAAYAITPGRYRRLSAVNI
- a CDS encoding LysE family transporter, with product MGVADARVGAMVEVFVVAFWVGLAFNAAPGAVFGESLRRGMRGGFRPAFAVQVGSLAGDAVWAVLGLTGVGALFTVPALRVPLTVGGCLLLCWLGVVGLRDAFSAPRGAAPGAGQVAAAETRPLVSAVAVGAGMSLGNPWNVVYWSGAAGAVGAVLGRHADVAGLATFFTGFMASSLVWCFVSAGFVALLRRAVPPPAVRVLEGVCGLALIALAVVLAARLVTGP
- a CDS encoding sensor histidine kinase, with translation MTGFAGKSGVTVARAVAVGTAVASPVLAVAAVVIAEGLPAAWYPTRTISPQSAAALMFPAVGAFLIFHRPRLNMAWLMCWGGLAAGVSDFSQALMFRMAADGDLLTAGYLRHVSQLGWAGCGLLLTMLLPLYSPDGRLPSPRWRLVVALGATAITAQLLRGLLRVDPPAESYPYPAVIPNPLQVPALAPFNELLFTVAWAGIYSAMALAALSLAVRMRYADPAGRRQIAWPLYAFVGYIVFLVASVGVPALLWASFVWAALIPVAVAFSVMRYRLYGIDTVVSRTFVAAGLLAVVSAVYFGAGALSSLLVSGYDQIAGLASALFAGAFFQPLRRALQRTVDRMLYGSVGDPRLLAERLTQAVRRADPAEALTSVVGVLRDGLAVEGVAVEVADGEPRYVESGRVGAAPREVPLVWHGERVGRLLVGQPGPRRFPAAHDERVLATLTPHAADVAHAVRMAADLQRSRERILTTREEERRRLRRDLHDGLGQTLSAMAMTINIARSRLKKSPDSADALLQSLRSGMDAVAADIRELVYGLRPPALDDLGLERAVRELAGQSPPGTGTEVEAEGDLTGLPAAVEVAVYRIAQEALTNIRRHADATHARVLLQRRPEELRVVVEDDGRGLPDGHRAGVGLASMRERAAELGGVCVIGPVAEGGTRVEVRLPLPTGGDEGRVAELDRLDRR
- a CDS encoding DUF5999 family protein; its protein translation is MCQHQPPCPSVDAPDREAARLVAYHPEQGWGLLCNGVVCFDDCGELLPDGRSIPAYAGGAAA
- a CDS encoding ATP-binding protein, whose protein sequence is MTVDPGHTATWQFARTPAGLRGARRVTRHKLACWGLADQSDVVELLVSELVGNAMEHTRGTIHLTLSMEDGLLRCEVEDDDPELPRMRHAGPEDETGRGLRLVDALSCCWGGDHTAHGKVVWFEVPASAPAEEPVAAMMPAIAAVSAELS
- a CDS encoding polysaccharide lyase 8 family protein, giving the protein MGAHSRRLFLLLGGAAVAGALLPAQAAHTPDTFFALVRARWREVTLGPPTATSARATALGATAARHLDGMRPTGTSLWPGLDFPSFEDTPQRLRTMARAYALPGTGLTGDARLAAAVAAGLDHYRRHVYTAGADPAGNWWHWQIGVPRALLDAAVLVGPHLPPRHRTTLARAVDHFVPEDRLDAYDGTSTGANRVDLCTVTLLRAALDDDHGKAALAASALSPVFPYVREGDGFYRDGSFIQHTSVPYQGGYGLVLLSGVATLLAVLRGTPWEVTDPARQVVFDMVERSFAPFVRDGFCMDLVSGRGIVRGPYVDHRRGRAIAAAILLLGESAPAAERARWQAMVKGWAVRNTYRPLLEGGDPASHARLSAVLADDAVPASPEPVGHTLMPMSARAVHRRPGWCAALSMASDRIGHYEHGNGENLRGWHTGSGMLYWWAEGHGDHYSDTFWPTVDPYRLAGTTVSTKRLPDGAGAGWGDTRTPWRWVGGATDGTYAAVGQHLAGLESTLEAFKSWFFLDDAVVCLGAGITCSDGVPVETVVDNRRTRAALTVDAAAGWAHLEGHGGYVVPDGQRLRTLREDRTAGRETRGYATLWLDHGVDPRSAGYAYVLLPGASRDATRARAADPGRVLVLANTARQQAVHAPLPGITAVTFWNAGAAGPLTASGPCAVLVRERGDGTATLSIADPRRDLDELTLTWDRPVAALVDRPPRLAAAATGARLTLRLTGLADEEGGSTTVTVRLA
- a CDS encoding MerR family transcriptional regulator, whose product is MRIGDLSRETGVSKRLLRYYEEQGLLRPVRLANGYREYSGSDVAAVRHIRALLAAGLPTVVIARLLHCVHDEGERMVAAACPSLIDNLRRERGRITETIARLQTSQRALDSMLATALGGAAGSREGTT
- a CDS encoding MarR family winged helix-turn-helix transcriptional regulator → MTTENARPEPPATSPSIVLLTLARRIESELGAALAPLGLTVGRLGLLGHIAGVPGASFSDLARMSGITVQSVHTAVKALSGAGLVRDSTARAGSASRLEITPEGARLMDEAMRAVAEVDERLFGAAADPIQRQVGDAVRAAFAGLTPPNLQAD